One window from the genome of Nitrosospira multiformis encodes:
- the tagF gene encoding type VI secretion system-associated protein TagF: MEEKHVSRSLPAVCKTLSAYMNSNNSSVRNDCSDPDGSLIAGWYGKIPYLGDFISRRLPTRFIDTWDSWLQHAMAASRAELGEHWLDAYLTGPIWRFTLMPGICGDTTSMWAGVLMPSVDKVGRYFPLTIALRIDPRPGSMLTVFSAQAWYAALERVALATLNINALPDDLDRNLSENPFPLLEPGGQRGNAQELAIWWTGEHTPKALTLPTENALADLFDTTAEDLLTSTSAGKSFWWAVSAEAGTTQLHCFSGLPPEDYFATMLEK, from the coding sequence ATGGAAGAAAAGCACGTTTCGAGGTCATTACCAGCAGTGTGCAAAACCCTTTCCGCCTACATGAACTCGAACAATTCCAGTGTCCGGAACGATTGTAGCGACCCTGATGGCTCGCTCATCGCAGGCTGGTATGGAAAGATCCCATATCTCGGGGACTTCATCTCGCGCCGCCTGCCAACCCGCTTCATTGATACCTGGGACTCATGGTTGCAGCACGCCATGGCCGCGAGTCGCGCAGAACTGGGTGAGCACTGGCTCGATGCTTACCTCACCGGCCCCATATGGCGTTTTACCCTCATGCCGGGGATCTGTGGCGATACGACCAGTATGTGGGCCGGCGTGCTCATGCCGAGCGTTGATAAGGTAGGGCGTTATTTTCCACTGACGATCGCATTACGGATCGATCCCCGGCCCGGATCGATGTTAACGGTGTTTTCCGCGCAAGCCTGGTACGCTGCCCTGGAGCGGGTTGCACTCGCTACACTTAACATCAATGCGCTGCCGGATGATCTGGACCGTAATTTATCCGAGAATCCATTTCCCCTGCTGGAACCGGGCGGCCAGCGTGGTAATGCGCAAGAACTCGCGATCTGGTGGACTGGAGAACATACCCCCAAGGCTCTTACACTACCGACGGAAAACGCATTGGCCGATCTGTTCGATACCACCGCGGAAGACCTTCTCACCTCCACGAGCGCGGGTAAGAGTTTCTGGTGGGCTGTATCAGCCGAAGCGGGAACGACGCAACTGCACTGCTTCTCCGGTCTTCCCCCTGAAGATTATTTCGCCACCATGCTCGAAAAATAA
- the tagH gene encoding type VI secretion system-associated FHA domain protein TagH has translation MIRIQVTSYNGASLSQPLSAEFNEMGGNIGRAEGNALVLHDPTRTISRTHASIAFRGGGYVIRNLGTAMPVYVNDRSLGNGQDTAIAAGDEIRIGGYTMQVAGREKPASIRDGEGIGPSILSKDPLELFGDPPGPNPFDDLIKPPAGHPGPQSQVNPLSKAKGPFGNLGADGLAPVSSAIIPSDFDPSAEAPSLEPQSHPFFTQPHSPQPEDIFDGLGPLVPNKSIDELWDLGPETSSDPLAPGAPLASPLSQSNMASVDPLVALNAVSEKKSSGSHIQRDDGPELENSYHPPKAKPDPAIRAVSPATPQTGSVSSSEPGSLVLSWGSKESDQDTGEIISVIVPSPAHERRRSDRRRSEQQPAVQGEIVFDKVAPAGESATMPVDLTPEPKSIADRDELLRAFLAGAGVPDLVIPAGLTPQFMNTLGQLLRESTQGTLDLLLARTLTKREVRADLTIIAPRENNPLKFSPGVEVALLHLLAPQGRGFMTPLQAMKDAHDDLCSHQFGFMAGMRAALAGVLERFDPVELEQRLTQKTVIDSLIPINRKAKLWDLFADRYKDISHEAEEDFHVLFGKEFLRAYKEQIAKLEQDDKSMKR, from the coding sequence ATGATCCGTATCCAAGTCACTAGCTATAACGGCGCTTCGCTATCTCAGCCACTCTCTGCCGAGTTTAACGAAATGGGCGGCAATATCGGCAGGGCGGAGGGAAATGCATTGGTGCTGCATGATCCTACGCGGACGATTTCCAGAACTCATGCTTCAATTGCATTTCGTGGTGGAGGTTACGTTATTCGTAACCTCGGCACCGCGATGCCTGTTTACGTCAATGACCGGTCACTGGGTAATGGCCAGGATACGGCAATTGCCGCCGGCGACGAAATTCGCATCGGCGGTTACACCATGCAAGTGGCGGGTAGAGAAAAACCTGCATCGATACGTGATGGTGAGGGTATCGGTCCGTCCATCCTATCGAAGGATCCGCTGGAGCTGTTTGGCGACCCGCCCGGCCCCAATCCATTCGATGATCTAATTAAGCCTCCTGCCGGGCATCCCGGGCCGCAGTCTCAGGTCAATCCATTATCGAAAGCAAAAGGGCCGTTTGGCAACTTGGGTGCCGACGGTCTGGCCCCGGTGTCTTCGGCCATTATTCCCTCGGATTTTGATCCGTCTGCGGAGGCGCCGTCGCTTGAGCCTCAGTCACACCCTTTTTTCACGCAGCCGCATAGCCCCCAACCAGAAGACATATTTGACGGGCTGGGTCCACTGGTACCGAACAAAAGTATCGACGAATTGTGGGATTTGGGTCCGGAAACGAGTTCCGACCCGCTTGCCCCCGGCGCTCCATTAGCGTCTCCGCTTAGCCAATCAAATATGGCCAGCGTTGATCCGTTGGTGGCACTGAATGCTGTATCGGAGAAGAAATCTTCTGGCAGTCACATCCAGCGTGATGATGGCCCCGAATTGGAAAATTCGTATCATCCGCCGAAGGCAAAACCGGACCCCGCTATCCGTGCAGTATCGCCGGCAACGCCGCAGACTGGCAGCGTCTCATCGTCCGAACCCGGCAGCCTGGTGCTTTCCTGGGGAAGCAAGGAATCAGATCAAGATACTGGCGAGATCATCAGTGTGATTGTGCCATCACCGGCACATGAGCGGCGAAGAAGCGACAGGCGCCGCAGTGAACAGCAGCCGGCCGTGCAAGGAGAAATTGTATTTGACAAAGTAGCACCTGCAGGCGAGTCCGCAACGATGCCGGTTGACCTTACGCCAGAGCCGAAATCGATCGCTGATCGTGACGAATTGTTGCGTGCGTTTCTCGCAGGCGCCGGCGTACCCGATCTTGTCATACCCGCGGGATTGACGCCACAGTTCATGAATACTCTAGGGCAGTTATTGCGCGAATCGACGCAAGGCACGCTGGATTTGCTGCTTGCCCGGACACTCACCAAGCGCGAGGTGCGCGCGGACCTTACCATCATTGCCCCAAGGGAAAATAATCCACTGAAATTCTCTCCCGGCGTGGAGGTTGCGCTGTTGCACCTGCTGGCCCCTCAGGGACGCGGTTTTATGACGCCGCTTCAAGCAATGAAGGATGCTCATGATGACCTGTGCTCCCATCAGTTTGGTTTCATGGCGGGCATGCGAGCGGCTCTGGCGGGCGTGCTGGAGCGTTTCGATCCCGTGGAACTGGAGCAGCGGCTCACACAAAAAACGGTGATCGATTCCCTGATCCCGATCAATCGTAAAGCAAAACTCTGGGATCTATTTGCCGATCGCTATAAGGACATATCTCATGAAGCCGAGGAAGATTTTCATGTTCTGTTTGGTAAAGAGTTTCTGCGGGCATACAAGGAGCAGATTGCCAAGCTTGAACAGGACGACAAGAGCATGAAACGTTAA
- a CDS encoding DotU family type VI secretion system protein — protein MSQDDPFSSDTDKTVIMPSPGGRTVSPGQSTNIWQTTGSTGTTREIDEITATAGLNPLIAAASSLLNIVPQLRSTLQHPDPSSLRDHIAQNIKAFEIRAKAAGIAPEKVIAARYALCTLLDETAASTPWGSGIWAEQSLLVMFHSEAWGGEKFFQLLSKLAENPKANRDLLEFMYVCLALGFEGRYRVIENGKAHLDALRERVAQLLSKERGEYERDLSPHWPPTLIKRAKILALLPVWVLAAVCGLIMLATYLWFSFQLNNTSDPIFTQIQSIRVKYPVPEPIPLPAAEPRLAEFLAAEIQEGLVAVRDEEGRSVVTLRGDGLFAPGSATISENFLPILARIASALNAVPGQVRVTGHTDNQPIRSLRFPSNWHLSQDRARSVMQFLTEKGTLASRLTAEGRADAEPVAPNSTPADRARNRRVEITLYVPRTAK, from the coding sequence ATGAGCCAGGATGACCCGTTTTCTTCGGATACGGACAAAACGGTAATAATGCCTTCACCGGGGGGACGTACCGTTTCGCCGGGCCAATCCACGAATATCTGGCAAACAACCGGCTCGACAGGAACAACCAGAGAAATAGACGAAATAACAGCCACTGCGGGGCTGAATCCATTAATTGCCGCCGCCAGTTCCTTGCTGAATATCGTGCCGCAGCTACGCAGCACTTTGCAACATCCTGACCCTTCAAGTCTGCGCGATCACATTGCACAGAATATCAAGGCGTTTGAAATTCGTGCCAAGGCTGCCGGAATAGCACCCGAAAAAGTCATCGCAGCCCGCTATGCGCTTTGCACCCTACTGGATGAGACCGCCGCGTCGACACCTTGGGGCAGTGGCATATGGGCCGAACAAAGCCTGCTTGTTATGTTCCACAGCGAGGCATGGGGGGGCGAGAAATTTTTTCAGCTGCTATCGAAGCTGGCTGAGAACCCCAAAGCCAACCGCGATCTCCTGGAGTTTATGTACGTGTGCCTTGCCCTGGGTTTCGAAGGCCGCTATCGTGTAATCGAAAATGGCAAGGCTCATCTCGACGCATTACGCGAACGTGTCGCGCAGTTGTTGAGTAAAGAGCGGGGCGAATACGAACGTGATCTGTCACCCCATTGGCCCCCCACACTCATCAAGCGCGCAAAAATTCTCGCCCTCTTGCCTGTATGGGTTCTGGCGGCTGTATGCGGACTTATTATGCTGGCCACCTACTTGTGGTTCAGTTTTCAGCTCAACAATACCTCTGACCCGATTTTCACCCAGATACAATCCATCCGCGTCAAATACCCCGTCCCCGAGCCCATACCGTTACCGGCGGCGGAACCCCGGCTTGCGGAATTCCTTGCAGCAGAAATTCAGGAGGGATTGGTGGCTGTGCGCGATGAGGAGGGGCGCAGTGTAGTTACCCTCCGGGGCGACGGGTTGTTCGCCCCAGGCAGCGCGACAATTTCTGAGAACTTTTTACCCATTCTGGCACGCATAGCCAGCGCGCTTAATGCCGTGCCGGGACAGGTCCGGGTTACCGGTCATACCGACAATCAACCGATACGATCATTGCGATTCCCTTCCAATTGGCATCTTTCTCAAGACCGTGCCCGTTCCGTAATGCAATTTCTTACCGAAAAGGGAACCTTGGCAAGCCGCTTGACCGCGGAAGGCCGTGCCGATGCCGAACCTGTCGCTCCGAATAGCACGCCCGCGGATCGCGCACGCAATCGCCGGGTGGAGATCACGCTCTATGTCCCTCGAACCGCCAAATAG
- a CDS encoding YMGG-like glycine zipper-containing protein, whose protein sequence is MKTHKQHTYWRATAAGIAIVMALSSCASTGGSGFAGDNVGKLLGTLGGAAIGAAVGGKKNPLIGAAIGALVGYMAGYAFDSYRISQKKDATEVNDEYKRDHDGRLPAETVVTKYVTRTDPSGLVNRGSQLDIVSEIELVKGSGSSGKKDRVDEELMISDASGRNTKKLKKQALSEASASGAYVTRFTFKPTQEIAQGTYPFKTVLYLNDEQVRESAGKIQIVIVDQQIRVAILEQEAVIYAIK, encoded by the coding sequence ATGAAAACCCATAAACAGCATACGTATTGGCGCGCAACAGCGGCCGGAATAGCCATCGTCATGGCGTTGTCGAGTTGCGCCTCGACCGGAGGGTCAGGGTTTGCAGGGGATAATGTTGGAAAATTGCTTGGCACTCTCGGTGGCGCGGCAATTGGAGCGGCAGTAGGAGGCAAGAAAAACCCCTTGATTGGAGCAGCGATAGGCGCATTGGTAGGCTATATGGCAGGTTATGCGTTCGATAGTTACCGGATCAGCCAAAAGAAGGATGCCACCGAGGTGAATGACGAGTACAAAAGAGATCATGACGGACGCCTGCCTGCCGAGACCGTGGTGACAAAGTATGTGACAAGAACCGACCCATCAGGCCTGGTCAACAGAGGGAGCCAGCTTGATATCGTTTCGGAAATTGAATTGGTGAAGGGTTCGGGTTCTTCCGGGAAGAAAGATCGCGTTGACGAAGAGCTGATGATCTCCGATGCTTCAGGCAGGAATACAAAGAAATTGAAGAAACAGGCGCTTAGTGAGGCAAGTGCCTCGGGCGCGTATGTAACCCGATTTACTTTCAAGCCGACGCAGGAGATTGCGCAAGGAACCTACCCCTTCAAGACCGTTCTGTATCTCAATGACGAGCAGGTAAGGGAATCCGCAGGGAAGATCCAGATTGTAATCGTTGATCAGCAAATAAGGGTGGCGATTCTTGAGCAAGAAGCTGTAATCTACGCAATTAAATGA
- a CDS encoding PP2C family protein-serine/threonine phosphatase, translating into MQLEIVVLSKAGGREVNEDACGFWSTPEACFCALSDGLGGHYGGDVASKLAVEHILDWFRETPECSVRAVKASLEAGNSAIMREQQRDIRLKQMRATAVVLSIDIKHDVAIWGHTGDSRLYCFRQGRIIEQTRDHSVLQSMVDAGYLQPRELRISPNRSKLLAALGNEQQFEMGIKSVEFPLLHGDIFLLCTDGLWEYVEEEDMERMLGASTSAPEWLRALESQVLARGHAGQDNYSAIAVWCSDPDEATRFDASQLAETILSDEIPL; encoded by the coding sequence ATGCAGCTTGAAATAGTAGTGCTCTCGAAAGCCGGGGGACGCGAAGTCAATGAAGACGCATGCGGTTTCTGGTCAACTCCGGAAGCTTGCTTCTGTGCCTTGTCCGATGGTCTGGGCGGACATTATGGCGGCGATGTGGCCTCGAAACTCGCAGTAGAGCATATCCTCGATTGGTTTCGAGAAACCCCGGAATGCAGCGTGCGCGCGGTCAAGGCATCGTTGGAAGCGGGCAATTCCGCCATCATGCGTGAGCAGCAGCGCGATATCCGGCTGAAGCAGATGCGCGCAACTGCGGTGGTACTCTCCATCGACATCAAGCATGATGTGGCGATTTGGGGGCATACCGGCGACTCGCGATTATACTGTTTCCGGCAGGGCCGGATCATCGAACAAACGCGCGATCACAGCGTATTGCAAAGCATGGTCGATGCTGGCTATCTGCAACCCAGGGAATTGCGTATTTCACCGAACCGTAGCAAATTGCTGGCCGCACTCGGCAATGAGCAGCAGTTCGAAATGGGCATCAAATCCGTTGAGTTTCCGTTATTGCATGGCGATATTTTCCTGTTGTGCACTGATGGACTCTGGGAGTATGTGGAGGAAGAGGATATGGAGCGGATGCTGGGCGCCTCAACTTCCGCGCCGGAATGGTTGCGAGCGCTGGAGAGCCAGGTACTTGCGCGTGGACATGCAGGTCAGGACAATTACTCGGCAATCGCGGTGTGGTGCAGCGATCCCGATGAAGCTACCCGGTTTGACGCTTCACAGCTTGCGGAGACGATTTTATCTGATGAAATCCCGCTGTAG
- the tssM gene encoding type VI secretion system membrane subunit TssM, whose protein sequence is MKRVFKLLFNHWTLVFLGLVAAGLLIWFVGPLVAIAEYHPLESSTVRLFIIALAIILYAGKHVWRVIKAKTLNARLMDGLLWHPSPPPQPGDSAGAEEVVVLRKRFEEAVTVLKQANLGGQPRKPLLALLTRQQYVYELPWYIFIGPPGSGKTTALVNSGLQFPFAERFGQEVIRGIGGTRNCDWWFTNEAVLLDTAGRYTTQESNREADSAAWTGFLQLLKKYRPRRPINGVIVTVSVTDLLQQTVAQREAQATAIRKRIQELHAELNIRFPLYVLVTKADLLAGFMDFFGEYGREERAQVWGATFPLTEKQDTLPLANFSTEFSALEQRLNDRLIDRLQQERDAQKRALLYAFPQQFSSLKEVLGDFLNQIFSPSRFEQQPLLRGFYFTSGTQEGNPIDRVMGTLARALHLDRKLLAPNKPSGKSFFLTRLVKDVIFSEAGLAGTNLRWERRRAWLQWGAFATAGLITLGAITAWTVSYSRNQAYLAEAREKIPAILQQVEELPVLQSMDIVSLLPVLKSVRDLSSASPGNDDTVPLSMGFGLYQGDKLAAASNNTYQRLLHDAFLPQLVLRIERLLSGGGRANLDLLYEGLKAYLMLSNPEHFDPVALKAFITADWEVSLPREITIEQRDELESHLDHLLSRGPLSSPIPLNEQLIANVRYTVAQTPIAQRSYNRLKLQGVGAEIPEFTIVRAAGPSAPLIFARISGQPLTQGVPGLFSYDGYYKFFFQAAKEVTGQLADEEVWVLGLKEKDRNKWTNPQAQVRLVDEVRRLYLEDYAQIWSAFIDDIGLLRSDSLPKSIQSARLLSAPDSPLTSLIRGIVKEVTLIDVDEADKTVADKAVDKVKTARDKLEILIGKTGKKTSITAFESRPERIVDDRFKELRSMVRPAAPGQPAPIDAIPSQINELYILLTATEAAVKGGGAPPPSDVPSKIKADAGRMPEPIRSMLVTLSTSGISQALGETRANLNQSLKATISDFCHKAIDGRYPFEKNSARDVTQDDFARLFAPGGLLDEFFQKNLTPYVDTSTRPWSFRKAGDASMGHASGALQEFRRAQIIRDVFFRSGGRAAGMKLVFKPIEMDASITQFILDVDGQLVKYSHGPQVPMELQWPGPRGSSQVRLQISPASASGASGQIFEGPWALFRMLDGVQITPTSQPEKFVVTFSIDGRKARFEVITSSVQNPFRLHELEQFQCPERL, encoded by the coding sequence ATGAAAAGGGTTTTTAAACTTTTATTCAATCACTGGACCTTGGTATTCCTCGGTCTGGTTGCGGCCGGCCTGCTGATTTGGTTCGTCGGGCCGTTAGTCGCGATCGCGGAATATCACCCTCTGGAATCCAGTACGGTACGGCTCTTTATTATTGCACTGGCCATTATTCTCTATGCCGGAAAACACGTTTGGAGAGTCATCAAGGCAAAGACATTGAATGCACGGTTGATGGATGGCCTTTTGTGGCATCCATCCCCACCCCCACAACCAGGCGATAGCGCGGGTGCTGAAGAAGTAGTGGTTTTGCGCAAACGTTTCGAGGAAGCCGTGACGGTGCTGAAACAAGCCAATCTCGGTGGCCAGCCCAGAAAACCGCTGCTCGCGCTACTGACCCGCCAGCAATACGTTTACGAACTTCCCTGGTATATTTTCATCGGTCCACCCGGGTCGGGGAAGACCACAGCGCTCGTTAATTCGGGGCTTCAGTTTCCGTTTGCGGAGCGCTTTGGTCAGGAAGTCATTCGAGGTATCGGCGGCACGCGCAACTGTGATTGGTGGTTCACCAACGAAGCCGTGCTCCTCGATACAGCTGGACGTTATACGACTCAGGAGAGCAACCGGGAAGCCGATAGTGCGGCGTGGACGGGTTTTCTGCAACTCTTGAAGAAATACCGTCCCCGGCGGCCGATTAACGGCGTCATCGTTACAGTCAGCGTGACCGATCTGCTACAACAGACCGTGGCGCAGCGAGAAGCACAGGCAACCGCGATACGCAAACGTATTCAGGAACTGCACGCGGAGCTCAATATCCGTTTTCCCCTTTATGTGCTTGTCACCAAGGCTGATCTCCTTGCGGGTTTCATGGATTTCTTCGGCGAATACGGCAGGGAGGAAAGGGCTCAGGTCTGGGGCGCAACGTTTCCGCTTACCGAAAAACAGGATACTTTACCGCTGGCCAATTTCAGCACCGAGTTCTCCGCGTTGGAGCAGCGTCTGAATGATCGGCTGATTGATCGCCTGCAGCAGGAAAGGGATGCGCAAAAACGAGCATTGCTCTACGCCTTCCCTCAGCAATTCAGCAGTCTCAAGGAAGTACTGGGCGATTTTTTGAACCAGATATTCTCACCTTCCCGTTTCGAACAGCAACCGCTATTGCGGGGCTTCTATTTCACCAGTGGAACACAGGAAGGTAATCCAATCGATCGCGTAATGGGCACCCTCGCCCGGGCGCTGCACCTCGACCGAAAGCTGCTTGCTCCTAATAAGCCAAGTGGCAAGAGCTTCTTTCTGACACGATTGGTAAAGGACGTGATTTTCTCCGAAGCGGGACTCGCCGGCACCAATCTGCGCTGGGAACGGCGGCGCGCCTGGCTACAATGGGGAGCATTCGCCACAGCCGGGCTGATCACCCTGGGCGCCATCACCGCGTGGACCGTCAGTTATTCACGCAATCAAGCCTATCTTGCCGAGGCAAGGGAGAAAATACCCGCGATCCTTCAGCAGGTCGAGGAGTTACCCGTCCTGCAAAGCATGGATATCGTCAGCTTACTGCCCGTCCTTAAATCCGTACGGGATTTAAGCAGCGCTTCTCCTGGTAACGATGACACCGTACCATTATCCATGGGCTTTGGCCTTTATCAGGGAGACAAACTGGCGGCCGCATCGAACAATACCTATCAGCGTTTACTGCATGATGCATTTCTGCCGCAGCTTGTGCTGCGTATTGAACGCCTGCTATCCGGCGGTGGCCGTGCAAACCTGGATCTCTTGTATGAAGGGCTCAAAGCTTATCTCATGCTGAGCAATCCCGAGCACTTCGATCCCGTTGCGCTGAAGGCTTTTATCACCGCGGATTGGGAAGTCAGCCTGCCACGGGAGATAACCATCGAGCAACGCGACGAACTCGAATCTCACCTGGATCATCTATTGTCTCGCGGCCCGTTATCGTCGCCTATTCCCCTCAATGAGCAATTGATTGCCAACGTACGGTATACCGTTGCACAGACACCCATCGCGCAACGCAGTTATAACCGGCTTAAACTACAAGGTGTTGGCGCTGAAATACCCGAATTCACCATCGTAAGGGCCGCCGGCCCGTCTGCACCGCTGATTTTTGCCAGGATTAGCGGGCAACCGCTTACCCAGGGTGTACCGGGCTTGTTCAGCTATGATGGTTACTATAAGTTTTTTTTCCAGGCCGCAAAGGAAGTAACCGGGCAACTGGCGGATGAAGAAGTATGGGTGCTTGGTCTCAAGGAAAAAGATCGCAACAAGTGGACGAACCCCCAGGCGCAAGTACGCCTGGTGGATGAGGTGCGTCGTTTATATCTCGAAGACTATGCGCAGATATGGTCAGCATTTATTGACGATATCGGGTTGCTGCGTTCCGATAGCTTGCCGAAAAGTATCCAGTCAGCGCGACTGCTTTCCGCCCCGGACTCGCCTCTGACATCACTCATACGCGGCATCGTAAAAGAAGTGACGCTCATCGATGTCGACGAGGCCGACAAGACCGTGGCCGATAAGGCGGTAGATAAGGTGAAAACTGCCCGGGACAAGCTGGAAATACTCATTGGAAAAACCGGCAAAAAAACATCCATAACAGCGTTTGAGTCGAGGCCCGAGCGTATCGTCGATGATCGCTTCAAGGAATTGCGCAGCATGGTGCGTCCTGCTGCCCCGGGCCAACCAGCGCCAATCGACGCGATACCTTCCCAGATCAATGAGCTGTATATACTGCTCACCGCAACCGAGGCGGCGGTTAAAGGCGGCGGTGCGCCACCACCGAGCGATGTACCGTCTAAAATAAAGGCGGATGCCGGCCGCATGCCGGAGCCAATACGGTCGATGCTTGTCACCCTTTCCACGAGCGGCATCAGCCAGGCACTGGGGGAGACGCGCGCCAACCTGAATCAATCTCTCAAAGCAACGATCAGCGATTTCTGCCACAAGGCAATCGATGGTCGTTATCCATTTGAGAAGAATAGCGCACGCGACGTGACCCAGGATGATTTCGCCCGGCTGTTCGCACCGGGCGGATTGCTGGACGAATTTTTTCAGAAAAATCTCACGCCATACGTCGATACCTCAACACGGCCATGGAGTTTTCGCAAGGCCGGAGACGCCAGCATGGGCCATGCTTCGGGAGCCTTGCAGGAGTTCCGTCGCGCACAAATAATCCGTGACGTATTTTTTCGGAGCGGCGGCCGCGCAGCAGGAATGAAACTTGTTTTCAAGCCAATTGAAATGGATGCATCGATCACACAATTCATTCTCGATGTCGATGGACAATTGGTCAAGTACAGCCATGGCCCACAGGTTCCCATGGAACTGCAATGGCCCGGTCCACGAGGCAGCTCGCAGGTACGTCTGCAAATTTCCCCGGCCAGTGCGAGCGGCGCATCGGGCCAGATATTTGAAGGTCCCTGGGCATTATTCCGTATGCTCGACGGGGTACAAATCACTCCAACTTCGCAACCGGAGAAATTCGTCGTCACCTTCAGTATCGATGGAAGAAAAGCACGTTTCGAGGTCATTACCAGCAGTGTGCAAAACCCTTTCCGCCTACATGAACTCGAACAATTCCAGTGTCCGGAACGATTGTAG
- a CDS encoding serine/threonine protein kinase, translating into MNLTQPPDDDRTVMPSSAPGSVVEQAEQALGVDNALPAGTALGEFEITGLIGAGGFGIVYLAYDHSLQRRVALKEYMPSGLAARKSGVTVAKSKQHVETFQAGLRSFINEARLLAQFDHPSLVKVHRFWEANGTAYMIMPFYEGSTLKETLRQRGEPPTELWLKQLLGHLLDALEIIHKENCFHRDIAPDNILILKDGRPLLLDFGAARRVISDMTQNLTVILKPGYAPIEQYAEMNSMQQGAWTDIYALAAVIYFAVTGKPPVPAVARIISDSMVPLTEAIGGQTQSRYSPAFLHGIDKALAVKPEERPRDVATFRRLLDLAETTPITTGSPLRDGAAIMPGGGPAELVKTRSQRPLALYGFGGMMLLALIIAGWFLMRETPIPVPVPITPEENRILATPAIPAGDASVNEPETDSKPHTLREASPVTSGMTSGLPPKVAPGIGQGDIINPEAELKSGIIKRGRSDAESSVSPEVPTRIEKKRESSTSAIEKVINASLIEGKACLSNKNFECAIAKAETVLQLEPGNAPARALLKDANIAQQKAWEASELK; encoded by the coding sequence ATGAATCTGACACAACCGCCCGATGATGACCGTACCGTCATGCCCTCATCCGCGCCGGGATCTGTAGTTGAACAAGCGGAACAGGCACTGGGCGTGGATAACGCGCTACCGGCCGGGACGGCGCTCGGCGAATTCGAGATAACCGGCCTGATTGGCGCAGGGGGGTTTGGCATCGTATACCTTGCCTACGATCACTCTCTACAGCGTAGAGTTGCTCTCAAGGAATATATGCCATCAGGGCTGGCGGCACGAAAGAGCGGCGTGACCGTCGCGAAATCGAAGCAGCATGTGGAGACGTTTCAGGCAGGTCTGCGCAGCTTTATCAATGAAGCTCGTCTACTGGCTCAATTCGATCATCCATCTTTGGTCAAGGTTCACCGTTTCTGGGAAGCCAATGGAACCGCGTATATGATTATGCCGTTCTACGAGGGCAGCACGCTGAAGGAAACACTGCGTCAGCGTGGTGAACCGCCAACCGAGCTCTGGCTCAAGCAACTGCTCGGACATTTGCTCGATGCATTGGAAATCATTCACAAGGAAAACTGTTTTCATCGGGATATCGCGCCCGACAATATCCTGATCCTCAAGGATGGCCGGCCACTGCTTCTCGATTTCGGAGCCGCGCGCCGTGTCATCAGTGACATGACACAAAACCTGACAGTGATATTGAAGCCGGGCTACGCGCCTATCGAACAGTATGCCGAGATGAACTCGATGCAACAGGGAGCATGGACCGATATTTATGCGCTGGCCGCAGTGATATATTTTGCGGTCACGGGCAAACCCCCCGTGCCGGCTGTGGCGCGTATCATCTCTGATTCGATGGTGCCACTTACCGAGGCTATCGGAGGCCAAACACAAAGCCGGTATTCTCCGGCATTCTTGCATGGCATCGATAAGGCATTGGCGGTAAAGCCGGAAGAGCGCCCACGGGATGTCGCTACGTTCCGCAGGCTGCTGGATCTGGCGGAGACCACCCCGATCACAACCGGCTCACCCCTGAGAGATGGGGCGGCCATCATGCCTGGGGGCGGTCCAGCGGAATTGGTGAAGACGCGTAGTCAGCGTCCTTTGGCGTTGTACGGTTTCGGTGGCATGATGCTCCTTGCCTTGATCATAGCGGGCTGGTTTTTGATGCGGGAGACCCCGATTCCCGTGCCTGTGCCGATAACACCTGAGGAAAACAGGATTCTTGCCACACCTGCCATCCCCGCCGGTGATGCTTCGGTCAATGAGCCGGAGACGGATTCCAAACCGCATACCCTCCGCGAGGCGTCACCTGTCACATCCGGAATGACATCCGGGTTGCCACCTAAAGTGGCACCCGGGATCGGGCAGGGTGATATCATTAATCCGGAAGCCGAGCTTAAGTCGGGCATCATAAAACGTGGACGTTCTGACGCTGAATCCTCGGTATCACCGGAAGTGCCGACCCGGATTGAAAAAAAACGGGAGTCTTCGACAAGCGCAATCGAAAAGGTGATCAATGCCAGCCTCATAGAGGGGAAGGCTTGCCTCAGTAACAAAAATTTCGAGTGTGCCATCGCAAAAGCAGAAACGGTACTACAACTCGAACCGGGCAACGCACCCGCGCGCGCACTTCTGAAAGACGCCAACATAGCGCAGCAAAAAGCATGGGAGGCGTCTGAACTCAAATAG